The following are encoded together in the Candidatus Bipolaricaulota bacterium genome:
- a CDS encoding DUF2905 domain-containing protein → MEGFTALGKLLVITGVILVLVGLFLWGKIPFLGRLPGDILIKRDGFVIYIPITSMLLISAILTLIGFLFRRR, encoded by the coding sequence ATGGAAGGGTTCACTGCATTGGGAAAGCTCCTTGTGATCACAGGAGTGATCCTCGTCCTGGTCGGGCTGTTTCTGTGGGGGAAGATCCCGTTCCTGGGACGCCTCCCGGGCGACATTCTGATCAAGCGGGATGGGTTTGTGATCTACATTCCGATCACCTCCATGCTCCTCATCTCCGCGATCCTCACCCTCATCGGGTTCCTGTTCCGACGGCGGTGA
- the rsmI gene encoding 16S rRNA (cytidine(1402)-2'-O)-methyltransferase: protein MTGTLYIVATPIGNLDDITLRAIRTLRTVDYILAEDTRTTSRLLARYRIETPFYKSYYQGVEKSRVESVLRLLKAGKDLALVSDAGTPLVSDPGYPLVRAAVERGIRVVPIPGACAALAGLVASGLPPDRFCFEGILPRKESERRKRIEGLINETRTMIIYESPHRLISTLKILSELIPEREVVLARELTKRHEEFIRGTPAELLHAVEARPVKGEIVLVIAGAQEEARAEGADAERLVSVLREEGVSSKAAVRILTEFTGIPRNEAYRLVHSG from the coding sequence ATGACCGGCACCCTGTACATCGTCGCGACCCCGATCGGAAACCTCGATGACATCACCCTGCGGGCGATCCGGACCCTGCGCACGGTGGACTACATCCTCGCCGAGGACACGCGCACGACGTCCCGGCTCCTCGCCCGCTACCGGATCGAGACCCCGTTTTACAAGAGCTACTACCAGGGGGTGGAGAAATCCCGAGTGGAGTCGGTGTTGCGGCTCCTGAAAGCCGGAAAGGATCTCGCCCTTGTCTCTGACGCCGGGACACCGCTGGTGAGCGATCCCGGCTATCCACTCGTCCGCGCCGCGGTCGAGCGCGGGATCAGGGTCGTCCCGATCCCCGGGGCGTGCGCCGCTCTCGCCGGGCTCGTCGCCTCCGGCCTCCCGCCGGACCGGTTCTGCTTCGAGGGAATCCTCCCTCGCAAGGAATCCGAGCGCCGCAAACGGATCGAGGGGCTGATAAACGAGACGCGAACAATGATCATCTACGAGTCGCCCCACCGCCTCATCTCCACCCTCAAGATCCTGTCCGAGCTCATCCCCGAGCGGGAGGTCGTTCTCGCCCGCGAGCTCACCAAGCGGCACGAGGAGTTCATCCGCGGAACCCCGGCGGAGCTCCTCCACGCCGTGGAGGCCCGCCCGGTCAAGGGGGAGATCGTCCTCGTGATCGCCGGAGCACAGGAGGAGGCCAGGGCCGAAGGGGCGGATGCGGAAAGGCTCGTTTCGGTGCTGAGGGAAGAAGGGGTGAGCAGCAAAGCGGCGGTCCGAATCCTAACCGAATTTACGGGCATCCCCCGCAACGAGGCGTATCGACTGGTTCACTCGGGCTAG
- the ruvX gene encoding Holliday junction resolvase RuvX, which yields MRILGIDYGTVRIGLAISDPDGIIASPLPVYIRTDIRSDVEHIARLVRESGVERIVIGLPLNMDGTAGEMADEVAVFADRLRAQLSIPVVTFDERMTSTEAERVLLQANVSRKKRRGIRDSLAAVLILQSYLDFIRNGER from the coding sequence ATGCGCATCCTGGGGATCGATTACGGAACGGTGCGGATCGGGCTTGCGATAAGCGATCCGGACGGGATCATCGCCAGCCCGCTCCCGGTGTATATCCGAACGGACATACGCTCCGACGTGGAACACATCGCGCGGTTGGTCCGGGAAAGCGGGGTGGAGCGGATCGTGATCGGCCTCCCGCTGAACATGGACGGCACGGCCGGCGAGATGGCGGACGAGGTCGCGGTGTTCGCCGACCGGCTGCGGGCACAGCTCTCCATCCCGGTCGTGACGTTCGACGAACGGATGACGAGCACCGAGGCGGAGCGGGTCCTCCTCCAGGCGAACGTGTCGCGGAAGAAACGACGTGGAATACGCGACTCCCTTGCTGCTGTCCTCATCCTTCAGAGCTATCTCGATTTCATCCGGAACGGCGAGCGGTGA
- a CDS encoding type 1 glutamine amidotransferase: MTDILIFVEEGYEEFELWVPYYRFLEAGFTVEVVGAEKGRIYAGKHGIEVRAERAFSEVDLTGVRALVIPGGYAPDRLRLHDAAVKLVQEADEKGIVIAAICHGGSVLVSAGIVAGRRLTSYRSIRDDLRAAGAEWVDEPVVIDRNLITSRTPRDLPRFLPAILNALK, translated from the coding sequence ATGACGGATATTCTGATCTTCGTTGAGGAAGGCTACGAGGAGTTCGAGCTCTGGGTTCCCTACTACCGGTTCCTCGAAGCCGGATTCACGGTGGAGGTCGTGGGAGCTGAGAAGGGACGAATCTATGCCGGAAAGCACGGGATCGAGGTGCGAGCAGAGCGGGCGTTCTCCGAGGTCGATCTCACCGGGGTGCGGGCGCTCGTCATTCCAGGCGGATATGCCCCGGATCGGCTGCGGCTGCACGACGCCGCAGTAAAGCTGGTGCAGGAGGCCGATGAAAAGGGGATCGTGATCGCGGCGATCTGCCATGGGGGCTCGGTCCTCGTCTCCGCCGGGATCGTGGCCGGACGCCGCCTCACCTCCTATCGCTCGATCCGCGACGACCTCCGCGCCGCTGGGGCGGAGTGGGTGGACGAGCCGGTGGTGATCGACCGCAACCTGATCACCTCGCGCACCCCGCGCGATCTCCCCCGGTTCCTCCCCGCGATCCTGAACGCGCTTAAATGA
- the ruvA gene encoding Holliday junction branch migration protein RuvA, which produces MIDSITGRVVRIGTDHIVIETGGIAYRVFCPSRAIAEMSRGEEAVMYIHLVLRDDAINLYGFPTEAERELFRALLPVGQIGPKLALQLLSALPPEALVGAIASGDVERLTAVKGIGRKTAQRIVVELRDKLGGEFGAGIDLSPLSQREELALRALTSKSLGFSPREARQALERLRGEDLSVEELVRRALEIIGS; this is translated from the coding sequence ATGATCGATTCGATAACCGGGAGGGTGGTGCGGATCGGAACCGATCACATCGTGATCGAGACCGGTGGGATCGCCTACCGCGTCTTCTGCCCGAGTCGGGCGATCGCCGAGATGAGCCGCGGCGAGGAGGCGGTTATGTACATCCACCTCGTCCTGCGCGACGATGCGATCAACCTGTACGGGTTCCCGACCGAGGCGGAGCGGGAGCTGTTCCGGGCGCTCCTCCCGGTGGGGCAGATCGGTCCCAAGCTCGCGCTGCAGCTTCTGTCCGCCCTCCCGCCCGAAGCGCTCGTCGGGGCGATCGCGTCCGGGGACGTCGAGAGACTGACCGCGGTGAAGGGGATCGGGCGCAAGACGGCGCAGCGGATCGTGGTCGAGCTGCGCGACAAGCTCGGCGGCGAGTTCGGAGCCGGGATCGACCTGTCCCCGCTCTCCCAGCGGGAAGAGCTCGCCCTGCGTGCTCTCACCTCGAAGTCGCTCGGCTTCTCCCCGCGCGAGGCGCGGCAGGCGCTGGAGCGGCTGCGGGGGGAGGACCTGTCGGTGGAGGAGCTCGTGCGCCGGGCGCTTGAGATCATCGGAAGCTGA
- a CDS encoding type II toxin-antitoxin system prevent-host-death family antitoxin, producing the protein MLTVGAYEAKTKLSQLLHRVANGERIVITKHGVPVAVLEPFRRAQERDPKEVIAAIKEFRKRHRLDGLKIRDLIEEGRI; encoded by the coding sequence ATGCTCACCGTCGGCGCTTATGAAGCCAAAACCAAGCTCTCCCAGTTGTTGCATCGGGTGGCCAACGGGGAGCGGATCGTGATCACCAAGCACGGGGTACCTGTGGCCGTGCTCGAGCCGTTCCGCCGCGCGCAAGAACGCGATCCCAAAGAGGTGATCGCCGCTATCAAGGAGTTTCGCAAGAGACATCGCCTCGATGGCCTAAAAATACGCGACCTAATCGAAGAAGGGCGGATCTGA
- a CDS encoding type II toxin-antitoxin system VapC family toxin, translating to MPDPSFILDASVTLAWGLEDESNAYTDAVLDSLEVAEAIVPAVWPLEVGNGILVAERRRRIAHADAVQFLALLQELPIVVQPEAPERMLGEITALAREQQLSAYDASYLNLAMRMGLPLATQDETLRQAAARCGVRIYLQQKK from the coding sequence ATGCCTGATCCCTCCTTTATCCTCGACGCATCGGTGACGCTGGCATGGGGGCTGGAAGACGAATCCAATGCCTATACCGATGCGGTATTAGACTCATTGGAGGTCGCCGAGGCTATAGTGCCCGCGGTATGGCCGCTTGAAGTGGGGAATGGAATCCTCGTGGCCGAGCGGCGCCGCCGGATCGCCCACGCGGATGCGGTGCAGTTCTTAGCGCTCTTGCAGGAGCTTCCCATCGTTGTCCAGCCGGAGGCGCCGGAGCGGATGTTGGGAGAGATAACAGCCCTGGCACGGGAGCAGCAGCTATCCGCTTACGATGCTTCATATCTGAACCTAGCGATGCGGATGGGACTCCCCTTGGCTACGCAGGACGAAACGCTGCGACAGGCGGCTGCTCGTTGCGGCGTGCGAATATACCTGCAGCAAAAGAAGTAG
- a CDS encoding type I restriction-modification system subunit M N-terminal domain-containing protein, which translates to MGKLDISALENWLWEAACVIRGPLDAPKFKDYILPLVFLKLLLPGKADLRHRTSPST; encoded by the coding sequence TTGGGAAAACTTGACATATCCGCACTGGAAAACTGGCTATGGGAGGCGGCGTGCGTCATCCGCGGACCGCTCGACGCCCCCAAATTCAAGGACTACATCCTGCCCCTTGTCTTCCTCAAGCTGCTCCTCCCGGGGAAGGCTGACCTTCGACACAGGACTTCTCCGTCAACC
- a CDS encoding ribonuclease H-like YkuK family protein, which produces MSGEEESLEFYNPHAGALSFDEVVAEIIAEMEADPKARYEILVGTDSSTGTEMIDLVSAIVIHKIGKGGRYFWTRRREPKIPSLRQKIWREAWLSFELAQRLLARLSAASLLPFNLEIHVDIGKNGRTKAMIDEVVGMIIGSGFAVRIKPQAYAASSVADKYT; this is translated from the coding sequence ATGAGCGGAGAAGAAGAGAGTCTAGAATTCTATAATCCTCACGCCGGCGCCCTCAGCTTCGATGAGGTGGTCGCAGAGATCATCGCGGAGATGGAGGCTGACCCAAAGGCGCGCTATGAGATCCTTGTCGGCACCGATTCCTCGACCGGGACAGAGATGATCGATTTGGTGAGCGCGATCGTAATCCACAAGATCGGGAAGGGCGGCCGCTACTTCTGGACGCGGCGGCGCGAGCCGAAGATCCCGTCCCTGCGGCAGAAGATCTGGCGCGAGGCATGGCTGTCGTTCGAGCTGGCCCAGCGCCTCCTCGCGCGGCTGTCCGCCGCCTCCCTCCTTCCGTTCAACCTCGAGATCCACGTCGACATCGGGAAGAACGGCCGCACCAAGGCGATGATCGATGAGGTAGTGGGGATGATCATTGGAAGCGGGTTCGCCGTGCGCATCAAGCCGCAGGCGTACGCTGCCTCCTCGGTCGCCGACAAGTACACCTAG